The Miscanthus floridulus cultivar M001 chromosome 7, ASM1932011v1, whole genome shotgun sequence genome includes a region encoding these proteins:
- the LOC136464712 gene encoding DNA replication licensing factor MCM5-like, translating into MSGWDEGAVFYSDQAQFPRGGPGGDPAADLTRHSALRKFKEFLRGFTGPTGDFPYRESLVHNRDHVTVAIEDLDAFDAELSDKIHKSPADYLPLFETAAAEVLASLRSKVAGETGEMEEPVTGDVQVFLSSKENCLSMRSVGADYMSKLVKIAGIAIAASRVKAKATHVTLICKNCRSVRTVPCRPGLGGAIVPRSCDHVPQPGEEPCPLDPWIAVPDKSKYVDLQTLKLQENPEDVPTGELPRNMLLSVDRHLVQTIVPGTRLTVVGIYSVYQASATQKSAVGVKQPYIRIVGLEQSRDNNSNGPSNFTLDEEMEFKEFAQRPDAYAKLCSMIGPSIYGHSDVKKAIACLLFGGSKKRLPDGVRLRGDIHVLLLGDPSTAKSQFLKFVEKTAPIAVYTSGKGSSAAGLTASVTRDGSSREFYLEGGAMVLADGGVVCIDEFDKMRPEDRVAIHEAMEQQTISIAKAGITTVLNSRTSVLAAANPIAGRYDDLKTAQDNIDLQTTILSRFDLIFIVKDIRMYDQDKRIASHIIKVHASGAAASSTSTEASDGENWLKRYIEYCRATCRPRLSEKASEMLQNKYIEIRQKMRQQAHETGRAAAIPITVRQLEAIIRLSESLAKMRLTSVATPEHVEEAFRLFNVSTVDAARSGINEHLNLSPEIANEIKQAEAQIKRRMGIGSHISERRLIDELNRMGMNESIVRRALLIMHQRDEVEYKRERHVIVRKA; encoded by the exons ATGTCGGGCTGGGACGAGGGCGCCGTGTTCTACAGCGACCAGGCACAGTTTCCCCGCGGCGGCCCCGGCGGCGACCCAGCCGCCGACCTCACCCGCCACTCCGCCCTCCGCAAGTTCAAGGAGTTCCTCCGCGGTTTCACCGGCCCCACCGGCGACTTCCCCTACCG TGAGAGCCTAGTACACAACCGCGACCATGTCACCGTCGCCATCGAGGACCTCGACGCCTTCGATGCCGAGCTCTCTGACAAGATCCACAAGTCGCCGGCCGATTATCTTCCGCTG TTTGAGACGGCTGCGGCCGAGGTTCTCGCAAGCCTCCGTTCGAAAGTCGCCGGCGAGACCGGGGAGATGGAGGAGCCCGTCACGGGAGATGTCCAGGTCTTCCTCTCCTCCAAGGAGAACTGCCTGTCCATGAGATCTGTTGGG GCGGATTACATGTCGAAGCTGGTTAAGATTGCGGGAATCGCAATTGCTGCATCGAGAGTAAAAGCCAAGGCCACTCATGTAACTCTTATTTGCAAGAATTGCCGCAGTGTGAGGACAGTACCTTGCAGGCCAGGCCTCGGCGGGGCTATTGTTCCACGTTCGTGTGACCATGTTCCTCAG CCTGGAGAAGAGCCTTGCCCCCTGGACCCTTGGATTGCCGTCCCAGATAAGAGCAAGTATGTGGATCTCCAGACCCTCAAATTGCAGGAGAATCCTGAG GATGTTCCAACTGGTGAGCTTCCAAGGAATATGCTGCTTTCTGTAGATAGGCACCTAGTTCAGACTATTGTTCCAGGGACTAGATTAACTGTTGTTGGCATCTACAGCGTCTACCAAGCATCCGCAAC CCAGAAGAGCGCTGTTGGTGTTAAACAGCCTTACATTAGAATTGTGGGTTTGGAGCAATCTCGAGACAATAACTCAAATGGCCCCTCAAACTTCACTCTTGATGAG GAAATGGAATTCAAAGAATTTGCACAGAGGCCAGATGCATATGCCAAGCTTTGCTCAATGATTGGTCCTTCGATTTATGGTCATTCTGATGTCAAGAAAGCTATTGCATGCTTGTTATTTGGGGGATCTAAGAAG AGGCTACCTGATGGTGTACGTTTGAGAGGTGATATTCATGTCTTGCTTCTGGGTGATCCATCCACAGCAAAGTCACAG TTCCTCAAATTTGTAGAGAAGACTGCACCTATTGCAGTCTATACGTCTGGCAAAGGATCATCTGCAGCTGGTCTTACAGCATCTGTAACTCGGGATGGTAGCTCG CGTGAGTTTTATTTGGAAGGAGGAGCCATGGTATTGGCTGATGGTGGAGTAGTTTGTATCGATGAATTTGACAAGATGAGACCTGAAGACAG AGTTGCAATTCATGAGGCCATGGAGCAGCAGACAATATCTATTGCCAAAGCTGGCATTACAACAGTACTCAATTCAAGGACTTCAGTTCTTGCAGCTGCCAATCCAATTGCAGGACGATATGATGATCTTAAG ACTGCACAAGATAATATTGATCTGCAGACGACCATTCTTTCTAGATTTGATCTAATCTTTATCGTCAAAGATATCAGAATGTATGATCAAGATAAG CGAATAGCAAGCCACATTATCAAGGTGCATGCCAGTGGTGCTGCAGCTTCATCCACAAGCACAGAGGCAAGTGATGGAGAGAATTGGCTGAAAAG GTACATTGAGTACTGCCGTGCCACATGCAGACCACGGCTTTCAGAAAAAGCATCTGAGATGCTGCAGAACAAATATATTGAGATTAGACAG AAAATGAGGCAGCAAGCTCATGAGACAGGGAGGGCAGCAGCGATACCCATCACCGTGAGGCAGCTTGAAGCCATCATACGTTTGAGTGAATCTCTTGCAAAGATGAGACT GACAAGTGTGGCTACACCAGAGCATGTCGAAGAGGCATTCAGACTGTTCAATGTCTCTACCGTTGATGCTGCAAGATCTGGAATCAACGAGCATTTGAACCTGTCACCGGAGATTGCAAATGAAATCAAG CAAGCGGAAGCACAAATAAAGAGAAGAATGGGCATTGGAAGCCACATATCTGAGCGACGGCTGATTGATGAACTAAATAGGATGGGAATGAATGAGTCCATT GTCAGAAGAGCCCTTCTGATCATGCATCAAAGAGACGAGGTGGAGTACAAGAGAGAGCGCCATGTGATTGTCCGAAAGGCTTGA
- the LOC136464713 gene encoding aspartate aminotransferase, chloroplastic-like → MASAAFAVSSPAAPAVASGSKVLGRGVNQGRSRTGCRVGITRKNFGRVMMALAVDVSRFEGVPMAPPDPILGVSEAFKADKNDLKLNLGVGAYRTEELQPYVLNVVKKAEKLMLEKGDNKEYLPIEGLAAFNKATAELLLGADNPVIKQGLVATIQSLSGTGSLRLAAAFIQRYFPEAKVIISSPTWGNHKNIFNDARVPWSEYRYYDPKTVGLDFEGMIADIEAAPEGSFVLLHGCAHNPTGIDPTPEQWEKIADVIQEKKHMPFFDVAYQGFASGSLDEDAFSVRLFVKRGMEVFVAQSYSKNLGLYSERIGAINVVCSAPDVADRVKSQLKRLARPMYSNPPIHGARIVANVVGDLTMFGEWKQEMEEMAGRIKNVRQKLYDSLSAKDQSGKDWSFILRQIGMFSYTGLNKAQSDNMTDKWHVYMTKDGRISLAGLSLAKCDYLADAIIDSFHNVN, encoded by the exons ATGGCCTCCGCTGCCTTCGCCGTCTCCTCGCCGGCGGCCCCCGCCGTCGCCTCCGGGTCCAAG GTGCTTGGACGTGGAGTTAATCAGGGGAGAAGCAGAACTGGCTGCCGCGTCGGCATCACGCGGAAG AACTTTGGCCGCGTTATGATGGCCCTTGCAGTGGATGTTTCTCGTTTTGAAGGAGTGCCAATGGCTCCTCCAGACCCAATTCTCGGGGTTTCAGAGGCTTTTAAAGCAGATAAAAATGACCTGAAGCTCAATCTTGGTGTTGGTGCCTATAGGACAGAAGAGTTGCAGCCATATGTGCTCAATGTAGTCAAGAAG GCTGAAAAGCTTATGTTGGAGAAAGGAGACAACAAAGAG TATCTTCCCATTGAAGGTTTAGCCGCGTTTAACAAAGCAACAGCAGAGCTATTGCTTGGAGCTGATAACCCTGTTATTAAGCAAGGACTG GTTGCTACTATTCAGTCTCTCTCGGGCACCGGATCACTGCGTCTCGCTGCAGCATTCATACAAAGATACTTCCCTGAAGCTAAAGTAATCATATCGTCGCCCACCTGGG GTAACCACAAGAATATCTTCAATGATGCTAGGGTACCTTGGTCAGAGTACCGGTATTATGACCCCAAGACTGTTGGGTTGGATTTTGAGGGAATGATAGCTGACATTGAG GCTGCTCCTGAAGGATCTTTTGTTCTGCTACATGGTTGTGCTCACAACCCAACTGGAATAGACCCAACTCCTGAACAGTGGGAGAAAATTGCAGATGTCATTCAAGAGAAAAAACATATGCCCTTCTTTGATGTTGCATATCAG GGTTTTGCCAGTGGAAGCCTTGATGAAGATGCATTTTCTGTCAGGCTTTTTGTTAAGCGTGGCATGGAAGTGTTTGTTGCACAATCTTACAGCAAGAACCTTGGTCTATATTCTGAAAGGATTGGTGCAATAAATGTCGTGTGCTCAGCACCAGACGTTGCAGATAG GGTAAAGAGCCAGCTGAAACGATTGGCACGGCCCATGTACTCGAACCCCCCTATTCACGGTGCCAGGATAGTTGCCAATGTTGTTGGTGATCTGACTATGTTTGGTGAATGGAAACAAGAGATGGAGGAAATGGCTGGGCGGATCAAGAATGTAAGACAGAAGCTCTACGATAGTTTGTCTGCGAAGGACCAGAGTGGCAAAGACTGGTCTTTCATTCTGAGGCAGATTGGCATGTTCTCCTACACTGGCTTGAACAAAGCACAG AGTGATAACATGACGGATAAATGGCATGTTTACATGACCAAGGATGGGCGGATCTCGTTAGCTGGGCTGTCCCTGGCTAAATGTGATTATCTTGCCGACGCCATCATCGATTCCTTCCATAACGTCAACTAG
- the LOC136467914 gene encoding uncharacterized protein: protein MATAVLRSHDALNNRMHLDAYTPSPAKPRRRRSPKPAAASSPPTRAAVPIASTPLPKPAAVQKTATPAKSPAAPGRRSPPARPAASSRKQPSPTKEKPKQRLVMEEVRILKRGEEPPAPAPALVAAPPVAQAAAVPAVVQRVLCSTGRIGPQAPAVVPTKKMVAAPAAAAANAAVYAGPAFSAAAPEPSSLPMPAFFLRRAESEATRGLRCLLRIGELA from the coding sequence ATGGCCACGGCGGTTCTGAGATCCCACGACGCGCTGAACAACCGGATGCATCTCGACGCGTACACCCCGTCCCCGGCGAAGCCGCGCCGGCGCCGAAGCCCCAAGCCGGCGGCCGCGTCCTCGCCTCCCACCAGGGCCGCGGTGCCCATAGCCTCGACGCCGCTGCCGAAGCCTGCAGCGGTGCAGAAGACCGCGACGCCCGCTAAGAGCCCCGCGGCGCCTGGCCGTCGCTCGCCGCCGGCCAGGCCGGCTGCTTCTTCCCGGAAGCAGCCATCCCCCACCAAGGAGAAGCCCAAGCAGCGGCTTGTCATGGAGGAGGTTCGGATTCTCAAGCGCGGCGAGGAGCCGCCGGCTCCCGCTCCCGCGCTGGTAGCCGCGCCCCCCGTGGCGCAAGCCGCGGCGGTGCCGGCGGTTGTCCAGCGCGTTCTCTGCTCCACTGGACGGATCGGGCCGCAGGCGCCCGCCGTGGTGCCGACGAAGAAGATGGtggccgcccccgccgccgccgcagccaacgCGGCCGTGTACGCGGGCCCGGCGTTTTCTGCCGCGGCGCCCGAGCCGAGCTCACTCCCCATGCCCGCCTTCTTCCTCCGGCGCGCGGAGTCTGAGGCCACCCGGGGCCTCCGGTGTCTCCTCCGCATCGGCGAGCTGGCCTGA
- the LOC136467915 gene encoding transmembrane 9 superfamily member 11-like, which produces MARPRVLLLLAVAVAALLAAAVPGARGFYLPGSYPHKYNTGDYLNVKVNSLTSIDTEMPFSYYSLPFCEPQDGVKDSAENLGELLMGDRIENSPYRFRMYTNESDVFLCRSPPLGPDAFALLKKRIDEMYQVNLILDNLPAIRYTRKDDYLMRWTGYPVGIRVGVDYYVFNHLQFTVLVHKYEDANVARVMGAADATDAIPSGAKDAASSPGWMVVGFEVVPCSIKHNPEDVKSRKMYDQYPNKIKCDPTTVSMSIKENEPIVYTYEVNFVESDIKWPSRWDAYLKMEGAKVHWFSILNSLMVIAFLAGIVFVILLRTVRRDLTKYEELDSEAQAQMNEELSGWKLVVSDVFRAPSNPMLLCVMVGDGVQILGMAVVTILFAALGFMSPASRGTLITGMLFFYLVLGILAGYVGVRVWKTIKCGDHSGWVGVSWRVACFFPGIAFLILTTLNFLLWGSHSTGAIPFSLFVVLLLLWFCISVPLTLVGGFLGAKAPHIEYPVRTNQIPREIPPQKYPSWLLVLGAGTLPFGTLFIELFFIMSSIWMGRVYYVFGFLFIVLLLLVIVCAEVSLVLTYMHLCVEDWKWWWKSFFSSGSVAIYIFLYSINYLVFDLKSLSGPVSATLYIGYSLFMVIAIMLATGTVGFISSFCFVHYLFASVKAD; this is translated from the coding sequence ATGGCTCGCCCCCGcgtgctcctcctcctcgccgtcgcgGTGGCCGCGCTGCTCGCGGCCGCGGTGCCGGGCGCCCGCGGGTTCTACCTCCCGGGGAGCTACCCGCACAAGTACAACACCGGAGACTACCTCAACGTGAAGGTGAACTCGCTCACCTCCATCGACACCGAGATGCCCTTCAGCTACTACAGCCTCCCCTTCTGCGAGCCGCAAGACGGGGTCAAGGACAGCGCCGAGAACCTCGGCGAGCTCCTTATGGGCGACCGCATCGAGAACTCGCCCTACCGCTTCCGCATGTACACCAACGAGTCCGACGTCTTCCTCTGCCGCTCCCCGCCGCTGGGCCCCGACGCCTTCGCGCTCCTCAAGAAGCGCATCGACGAGATGTACCAGGTCAACCTCATCCTCGACAACCTCCCCGCCATCCGCTACACCAGGAAGGACGACTACCTCATGCGCTGGACGGGGTACCCCGTCGGGATCCGCGTCGGCGTCGACTACTACGTCTTCAACCACCTCCAGTTCACCGTCCTCGTCCACAAGTACGAGGACGCCAATGTCGCGCGCGTCATGGGCGCCGCTGACGCCACCGACGCCATACCGTCCGGGGCCAAGGACGCCGCCTCCTCCCCTGGCTGGATGGTGGTCGGATTCGAGGTCGTGCCCTGCAGCATCAAGCACAACCCGGAGGACGTCAAGTCGCGCAAGATGTACGACCAGTACCCCAACAAGATCAAGTGCGACCCGACTACTGTGTCCATGAGCATCAAGGAGAACGAGCCCATTGTCTACACCTACGAGGTGAACTTCGTGGAGAGCGATATCAAGTGGCCCTCCAGGTGGGATGCCTACCTCAAGATGGAGGGTGCCAAGGTGCACTGGTTCTCCATTCTCAACTCCCTCATGGTGATTGCCTTCCTTGCTGGTATTGTGTTTGTCATTCTGCTGAGGACCGTGAGGCGTGATCTCACCAAGTACGAGGAGCTTGATAGCGAGGCGCAGGCGCAGATGAATGAGGAGCTGTCCGGGTGGAAGCTTGTGGTCAGTGATGTGTTCCGTGCGCCAAGCAACCCGATGCTGCTCTGTGTCATGGTTGGGGACGGTGTTCAGATCCTTGGGATGGCGGTGGTGACCATTCTCTTTGCTGCGCTCGGGTTCATGTCCCCAGCCTCCCGTGGTACTCTGATCACAGGCATGCTGTTCTTCTATCTGGTCCTTGGAATCCTGGCTGGATATGTTGGTGTTCGCGTATGGAAGACGATCAAGTGTGGGGATCACTCTGGGTGGGTCGGTGTTTCGTGGCGAGTGGCTTGCTTCTTCCCCGGCATTGCATTCCTGATCCTGACCACACTCAACTTCCTGTTGTGGGGAAGCCACAGCACTGGTGCCATCCCCTTCTCATTGTTCGTTGTGCTGCTTCTGCTCTGGTTCTGCATCTCTGTCCCGCTCACGCTTGTTGGTGGGTTCCTTGGTGCCAAGGCGCCACATATTGAGTACCCTGTCCGCACGAACCAGATCCCTCGTGAAATCCCTCCTCAGAAGTACCCATCCTGGTTGTTGGTTCTTGGTGCTGGCACACTGCCCTTCGGCACCCTATTCATCGAGCTCTTCTTCATCATGTCAAGCATATGGATGGGCCGTGTGTACTATGTCTTTGGATTCCTCTTCATTGTTTTGCTGCTCCTGGTTATTGTCTGCGCTGAGGTTTCCCTGGTTCTGACTTACATGCACCTGTGTGTTGAGGATTGGAAGTGGTGGTGGAAGTCATTCTTCTCATCTGGATCGGTGGCAATCTACATTTTCTTGTACTCCATCAACTATCTCGTTTTTGACCTCAAAAGCCTGAGTGGACCAGTGTCTGCGACCCTCTACATTGGTTACTCGCTCTTCATGGTGATTGCTATCATGCTGGCAACTGGCACAGTTGGGTTTATTTCTTCATTCTGCTTTGTCCACTATCTTTTCGCATCGGTGAAAGCAGATTAA
- the LOC136466252 gene encoding uncharacterized protein: protein MADRRRLEGEPAPVYGPDDDEFSVEIHHGGFFCGSGYGLDNVEVYWLLPEMVVPTGLRIVDSDADTQIMNQFAYKIKNFVMYFDIYNSFDKDIVLNPIGTLPKMLSPRKVPPERDDVGNNNNSDNDGSIDGYFLDSDYEVVDDDDDRFYDNVDDGVLDEGAAKGIVVSKGKKRNAPYVKEKMATVREWDELSSDEDELELPAEEEGQVGMNLKTFRPEDLQNPIFKIGMKFASVQLLRKAITEYSIKHRVEIKMPWNDKTRIKAHYDVGCPWYLYASFDFRMECFLIKSYVGDHHCQKKGVLKRCTAKWIANKYLDKFRADEKMSLTNFGRTVQLELNLTPSRMKLSRARRMAWNIIYGDEVQQFNLLWNYGHELRKSNPGSSLFLNLLDGYFS from the exons ATGGCCGATCGCCGGCGATTGGAAGGGGAACCAGCACCTGTTTATG ggcctgatgatgacgagttcTCTGTGGAAATACATCATGGGGGATTTTTCTGTGGGTCTG GTTATGGACTTGACAATGTGGAGGTGTACTGGTTGTTGCCTGAGATGGTTGTGCCTACTGGTTTGAGAATTGTAGACTCAGATGCAGATACACAAATCATGAACCAATTTGCATATAAAATCAAAAACTTTGTGATGTACTTTGATATCTATAATTCATTTGACAAAGACATTGTGTTGAATCCAATTGGTACACTACCCAAAATGTTAAGTCCTAGGAAGGTGCCACCTGAAAGAGATGATGtgggcaacaacaacaacagtgaCAATGATGGCAGTATAGATGGGTACTTCTTAGACAGTGACTATGaagttgttgatgatgatgatgaccgaTTCTATGACAATGTTGATGATGGGGTGCTTGATGAGGGTGCAGCCAAGGGCATTGTAGTCAGCAAAGGGAAGAAGAGAAATGCTCCATATGTCAAAGAGAAGATGGCAACGGTTAGGGAATGGGATGAGCTGTCGTCTGATGAGGATGAGTTGGAGTTACCAGCTGAGGAAGAGGGCCAAGTTGGGATGAATTTGAAGACCTTCAGGCCAGAGGACCTGCAGAACCCTATTTTCAAAATTGGAATGAAGTTTGCATCAGTACAACTGCTAAGAAAGGCTATTACAGAATACAGTATCAAACATAGGGTGGAGATAAAGATGCCATGGAATGATAAGACCAGAATCAAAGCTCATTATGATGTTGGTTGTCCATGGTACTTGTATGCTTCATTTGATTTTAGGATGGAATGTTTCTTGATCAAATCTTATGTTGGTGATCACCATTGTCAAAAGAAAGGGGTGCTTAAGAGGTGCACTGCAAAATGGATAGCTAACAAGTACTTGGACAAGTTTAGGGCTGATGAGAAGATGAGTCTGACCAATTTTGGAAGGACAGTTCAGTTGGAGTTGAACTTGACCCCCTCTAGGATGAAGCTGAGTAGGGCAAGAAGGATGGCATGGAACATCATTTATGGAGATGAAGTGCAGCAATTCAATCTTCTTTGGAATTATGGTCATGAACTCAGGAAGTCAAATCCAGGTAGTAGCTTATTTCTGAACTTGCTTGATGGCTACTTCAGTTAA